From Butyricimonas paravirosa, one genomic window encodes:
- a CDS encoding IMP dehydrogenase has product MAIYLDDVSRTFGEYLLIPGLTTKQCIPTNVSLKTPLVKYKKGEKSAIELNIPFVSAIMQSVSDSGLAIALARNGGLSFIFGSQPIESQAEMVRKVKKFKAGFVTSDSNITPEATLADVLALVKRTGHTTMGVTHDGTPNGKLLGIVTSRDYRGEKDPKDRKVKEFMTPFSKLTVGEIGMTLSEANQIIWDHKLNTLPIIDKDQNLAYFVFRKDYDSHKDNPNELLNTTDKKLLVGAGINSRDYKERVPALVEAGVDVLCIDSSDGFSEWQKETLQWIKQEYNGKVLVGAGNVVDQAGFRYLVEAGADFIKVGIGGGSICITREQKGIGRGQATAVIDVAKARDKYFEDTGIYVPICSDGGLVHDYHMVLALAMGADFLMMGRYFARFDESPTKKLMVNNSYVKEYWGEGSNRAHNWQRYDMGGSESLKFEEGVDSYVPYAGKLKDNLDVTIGKIRSTMCSCGATSIFELQKNAKITLVSSTSIVEGGAHDVILKDHNR; this is encoded by the coding sequence ATGGCAATCTATTTGGACGATGTATCAAGAACTTTCGGAGAATATCTGCTTATTCCCGGTCTGACCACGAAACAGTGTATCCCAACCAACGTTTCATTGAAAACACCCTTGGTGAAGTATAAAAAAGGCGAGAAATCAGCCATTGAACTGAACATCCCGTTTGTTTCAGCGATTATGCAGTCCGTTTCCGATTCTGGATTGGCAATTGCACTTGCCCGGAACGGGGGATTGTCATTTATCTTCGGTTCGCAACCTATCGAATCACAGGCAGAAATGGTTCGCAAGGTAAAGAAATTCAAGGCCGGATTCGTTACCAGTGACTCCAACATCACCCCGGAAGCCACGTTGGCAGACGTGCTTGCTTTGGTGAAACGCACGGGACATACCACAATGGGTGTTACCCATGACGGAACCCCGAACGGCAAATTGCTGGGTATAGTTACCAGCCGGGATTACCGGGGAGAAAAAGACCCGAAAGACAGAAAAGTGAAAGAATTCATGACTCCCTTTTCCAAATTAACCGTTGGAGAAATCGGGATGACCCTCAGCGAGGCAAACCAAATCATCTGGGATCATAAACTGAACACCTTACCAATCATCGATAAAGATCAAAACCTTGCTTACTTCGTGTTCCGCAAGGACTATGATAGCCACAAAGATAACCCGAATGAATTATTAAACACCACGGACAAGAAATTACTGGTAGGTGCCGGGATTAACTCCCGTGATTACAAAGAACGTGTTCCCGCGTTAGTAGAAGCCGGGGTGGACGTTTTATGTATCGATTCATCTGACGGTTTCTCCGAATGGCAAAAAGAAACATTACAATGGATTAAACAAGAATACAACGGCAAAGTACTCGTTGGTGCCGGAAACGTGGTAGATCAGGCCGGATTCCGTTATCTAGTGGAAGCCGGGGCTGACTTTATCAAAGTGGGCATCGGTGGAGGTTCCATTTGTATCACCCGCGAGCAGAAAGGTATCGGCCGCGGACAGGCTACAGCCGTGATTGACGTGGCCAAAGCCCGCGATAAATACTTCGAGGATACCGGTATCTACGTGCCGATTTGTAGTGATGGCGGTCTCGTACATGACTACCACATGGTGTTGGCTCTTGCCATGGGTGCCGATTTCTTGATGATGGGACGTTATTTCGCCCGATTCGATGAATCCCCCACCAAAAAACTAATGGTGAATAACTCCTACGTGAAAGAGTACTGGGGAGAAGGTTCTAACCGCGCCCACAACTGGCAACGTTATGACATGGGCGGCAGTGAATCCCTCAAATTCGAGGAAGGCGTGGATAGCTACGTTCCATACGCCGGAAAATTAAAAGACAACTTGGATGTAACCATCGGTAAAATCCGCTCCACGATGTGTAGCTGCGGAGCAACATCTATCTTTGAATTACAAAAGAATGCTAAAATCACCCTGGTTTCTTCAACCAGTATCGTGGAAGGCGGTGCCCACGACGTGATATTAAAAGATCATAACAGATAA
- a CDS encoding endonuclease VIII, producing the protein MIEAPEALCLSEQLNGVIKGKVVTDVIPCYTPHKFAFFNGDPEKYPGMLLGKMVDGACAYGGMVQINVGDAKVVFSDGVNLRYYEPEAKLPNKHQLLIGFEDQSCIIVSVRMYGAVWCFVGDSFEGGLVSYYGGAKNKPQVLSDAFDKAYFMSLINDEGVQKKSAKAFLATDQMIPGLGNGVLQDILYLARVHPKTKIAVLSQAKREELFGCVKKVLREIYRLGGRCSEKDLFDQKGGYVPYLSKDTVGSHCVYCGDYILKENYLGGSIYYCNTCQQEER; encoded by the coding sequence ATGATAGAGGCACCTGAAGCGCTTTGTTTGTCGGAACAGTTGAACGGGGTTATCAAAGGAAAGGTCGTAACGGATGTTATACCTTGCTACACCCCGCATAAATTTGCCTTTTTCAACGGGGATCCGGAAAAATACCCGGGGATGTTACTTGGTAAAATGGTGGACGGGGCTTGTGCTTACGGGGGAATGGTGCAAATAAACGTGGGGGATGCCAAGGTGGTGTTTAGCGACGGGGTAAACCTCCGTTATTACGAACCTGAGGCGAAGTTACCGAACAAGCACCAGTTACTGATCGGGTTTGAAGATCAGAGTTGCATAATCGTTTCCGTGAGGATGTACGGTGCTGTATGGTGTTTCGTGGGGGATTCTTTCGAGGGTGGTTTGGTGTCATATTACGGGGGGGCAAAAAATAAACCGCAGGTGTTGTCGGATGCTTTTGACAAGGCGTATTTCATGTCCCTGATTAATGACGAAGGGGTACAGAAAAAGAGTGCCAAGGCGTTTCTTGCCACGGATCAGATGATTCCCGGTTTGGGAAATGGCGTGTTGCAAGATATTCTGTATCTGGCTCGGGTACATCCGAAGACGAAGATTGCGGTTCTTTCGCAGGCGAAAAGGGAAGAGCTTTTCGGGTGTGTGAAGAAGGTTTTGCGGGAGATATACCGACTGGGAGGACGTTGTTCCGAGAAGGATTTGTTTGATCAAAAAGGGGGGTACGTTCCTTACTTGTCTAAGGATACTGTGGGGAGCCATTGTGTGTACTGCGGGGATTATATATTAAAAGAGAATTATTTAGGGGGTAGTATTTACTATTGCAACACTTGTCAGCAAGAAGAAAGATAG